The window TTGAGCCTAGTAGATATAGTGCCTGTCTTATTTTTAACACTGTCAGTTCCTGGCCTCCTATGTTTGTAACTTTGGCGGGTCATAAAAGGaaacatgcaatataatttCCGCGTACTTACACATATCTAGATTTAAAGGTTTtcaggtaaaaaatatataaggcCAATTAACAAGTTGATAGGAAATTTCAGTGGCGCCTGTTATAGCTCCTTTTGAATTCGACGAATCAGTATTTTTTGGAGAGGGAGTTCAAGTGATGTGCCATGTTCCAAAAGGAGACAAACCTTTGAATTTCAAGTGGAGTTTTAGTGGAGGAGATGTGAGTTTACTGCCTGGATTGAACATCATGAACGTTGGGGACATGGGTTCAGCTCTCATAATACCCTCGGTGACTGCCAGGCATGCTGGCAATTACACATGCACTGCCTCCAACATTGTCGCCAGGGCTAGCCACTACGCCACGCTAAATGTCAAGGGTATACGTTCAAAGTGCATAATCTATGCTTTTCATGTTCTATCCTATCCCACATAAACTCTCTAATATAGGTAGTAGTGGTAACACAGTTCTCTTCGTAAACTTACATGTATATTATTGGTTATTTCTTCCAGTGGCACCTATAATATCCCCCTTTGAATTCGATGACGCTGTGTTTTACGGGGAAAGTATACAAGTCATGTGCCACATACCAAAAGGCGACATGCCCTTAAACTTAACATGGTACTTTCGTGACCTACCGTTGAAATCCAGTGACACTGTAACAATAACTAAAGTAGGAGAGAGAAGTTCAATATTGGTTATACCAGCAGCGACAGAGAAACACTCCGGAAATTACACGTGCACCGCTTCCAACACTGTAGCCAGCACCAACCACACAGCCATACTAAACGTTCAGGGTACACTTATTATTTGTGTATTGTCATTGTTCTTTAGTTAATTTCTTTGTACTTACCCTTACCAGTTCCTCCGCACATCGTCCCATTTGAAGCCGAAGAACAGATTTTTGCCGGTGAATCTGTACAATTGACATGTCACGTATCGAAGGGCGACACGCCTCTTACTATTACATGGAGTTTTCATGGGGAAGAGTTATCTTCACATCAAGGAATTACAACAACGAAGATTGGCGAACGAACGTCACTGTTGACTTTATCAGCTGCAACAGCGAGCCACAGTGGCGAATATTCGTGTCACGCTGCTAATCATGCCGGTTTGGCCGTGCACTCGGCCACGGTCAACGTCCATGGTAGCCCACTCAATCCGTTCACTATCCTTGCCTCTAACGCACGCTGCACGCTTGcctcaataataaatatagcCTTCTGAATTAACAGTATTACCGTACATCGTACCCTTCGAAGCGGACGAGTCAGTATTTGCTGGGGAATCGGTCCAACTTAACTGTCATGTATCGAAGGGTGACTTGcctcttgatatcaagtggcacTTCCATGGCTATGAAAATTCTTCGTCGCACCTCGGCATCATGACAACCAAAATGACATCGCGAACCTCATTTTTATCGATCGCTGCGGCTACTGCCAGTCATAGCGGCAATTATACCTGCGTAGCTGCCAACAGCGCCGGCTCTACTAATCATTCCACTGTCCTTAATGTTCATGGTCAGTTTCATTTACTCATGGTATCATAGTTATCATCGTATGTTATGTTCATTTGATGGCGATTCGATGCTGACAGACGTGTTAATAGAATCTGCATGAATTCTGTTTAATACTTCTATGGGCAGCGTACGCTTTACCTTTTGTTTGATCATCTCTTTATTTACCTTTCATAACgcatactttattttatacagtTACACCGAACATTCTACCTTTCGACGTCGATCAAGCCTTGTTTTCGGGAGAGTCAGTGCAGATGATGTGTCACATCTCCAAAGGAGATACCCCTTTAGAAGTGCATTGGGAATTTAATGGAAAGCCTCTCTCAATGAAGTTAGGAATGTTCTCAAAGGTGGGCGACCGGTCGTCCGTGCTGATGCTCCCCTCCGTCACGGGCGCGAACACTGGCAATTACACGTGCATAGCCAAAAATCCTGCTGGAATAGCTTCATACACAACAATACTCAAAATTATTGGTACCTGAACCCTACCTAGGCTTGTTAACCGTTTTTCGTTTTTATTctttacctattttattaattgatttatttttcttggGATTCAAGTTGTTCCGCACATTATCCCGTTCGAAGTCGAAGAGTCTATATTTGCTGGGGAGTCTGTACATCTCACATGTCATGTATCGAAAGGAGATAGACCACTACAAATTTCTTGGAGTTTTCAAGGAAGCGATATACCTTATCACAATAATATGGGTATAACAACTACTAAGCTAGGAGACAAAGCTTCTGTGCTGAGTATTCCGACCGCGATGGGCCATCACAGCGGCAACTACACGTGTACGGCCAGTAACCGCGCCGGTCGTGCGCACCACTCGGCGCTCGTCAATATACATGGTACTCGATGTCGCCCCTCCCCTGTTTGACTTTGTCGAAACATTCGTCTAGATATTGCACGTTTAGATATTAATCTTagaatttattattcttttcctCTGATCAGTTCCTCCTCATATACTACCGTTCGAGATTGAGTCCATATACTACGGAGAATCAGTGCAAATGGTTTGTCACGCCAGTAAAGGTGATCGACCAATGAGCATCAGTTGGACTATTGAAGGACGAGATTTATCTACACTTAAGGATATAAAAACTGTGAAAATGGCCGAGCAAACGTCTTTTCTATCAATTGCTTCTGTTACTGGATCCCACAGCGGAAATTATACGTGTATCGCAAGAAACAAAGCCGGCGAAGACAGATATTCTACCTACCTTCACGTTAAGGGTACTCTTAGTTAGATATCGCAGCATGCTTTAAATACTTTACTaacattgtaaaatatttctttgcTCAGTCGTCCCCCACATCAAACCCTTTGAATTGGATGAAGCCGTTTTTGCGGGAGAATCAGTGCATCTCGACTGCCACGTTTCGAAAGGCGACACCCCATTGAATATCACATGGAGTTTTCAAAGTCAACCCGTCACACGTAGGATGGGATTGAAGACAACAACATTAAGCGAACGAGTCTCCGTACTAGACATTCCGAACGCTATGGGTCCTAACAGTGGCAACTACACATGCACAGCGACCAACAAAGCGGGCACGACGAGTCATACAGCCATCCTCAACGTGATCGGTATCAAAACCTAATAATACCTCGGGTGATGCTTGCTTTCTGTTCAGTTCCTCCTGTGGTCCAACCCTTCTCGTTCGGGGAAGTCGCAATGAATTCTGGACAAGTCGTAACGGCCCCTTGCTCGGTTATTGAGGGTGACCACCCTCTGCAACTGCGGTGGCTTTTTGACAACGAACCTATCAAACCGAGATCTGGAGTCACCGTATTTCATATTGGAGAAAGAAGCGCAATACTTAGTATCGGTTCAGTATCACATAATCACGCGGGAAATTACAGTTGTGTAGCTGAAAACGAAGCCGGAACAGATTCTCATTCATCAACTTTGATTATCAATGGTTAATTTCCTCTATATTCTTGTTCTTTACgaatagatttttattattattatcatttcattGATTAATTCTGTTAAGTTAATTATAACACTATCCATTGTGGACATATTCCAGTCCCTCCCAACATATTGCCGTTCACTTTTGGCGAGAAACCCGCTAACGTTGGAGAGTATTTGCAAGCAGCGTGTACAGTTAATCTAGGCGATCTCCCTGTCACTATCACTTGGAGGTTCAATGGCCAACTTATATCTCAACGCAATCATCATTATGTCATAACAAATTCAAAGCGAAGTAGTCTACTAATAATAGAATCTGTAGACGCAAAACACGCTGGTTCCTACACATGTATCGGAGAAAATCGCGCAGGGCATACATCGTATTCAGCAGACTTAATTGTATACGGTTAGTCGTTTGAACATGGtagaatcattattattttgtgacCTAGTTAATGTTTGTTTCAGTTACTCCTAAAATAGCACCTTTTGTTGCCGGACCGGAACCGGCCTTTCTTGGCGATTACTTTGCACTCCAATGCATAATAACGCACGGGGATCAACCGGTGCGCATAGAGTGGACAGTTAATAATCGATCGGCTAATTCTCTTCCTGGAACTCGTATCAGTAATGTCGACAGAAGAAGTAGTGTGCTAACGATAGAATCAGTCGATGCGAAACACGCAGGCCTTTATAATTGTACAGCAACTAATGCAGCGGGCGTGGCTTCCCACACCACCGAATTAGTCGTCAAGGGTgcgaaaaacaaattaattcaaTTTTAGCTTCTGTCCTCCTCTGCTCCACTTTATTTTCcatacatttaattaattataggaTTTTTATTGTCCCAGTTCCGCCGGTAATTGTGCCATTCAATTTCGGTGAGGTGCCATCCAATCCTGGTGATACAGCGGTAGTGAACTGTGTCGTTACTAAGGGCGACCTGCCTCTCGATATATCGTGGACATTCAGCAGCGAAACAATAGACTCAAGTCAGCACCGTGACATCACGACGACACCACTAGGCACACGTGCCTCCGTGCTCACCATCAATTCAGTGAGCGCAAACCACCAGGGGAACTACACATGCATCGTGCAGAACACAGCAGGCCGTGTCGAACATGTGGCTACTCTTGTCGTAAATGGCACGTCTTAATTACAATATTACAATCTCATTACAATGGGGACTAACAACACAGGATCGCACCTTTAAGGGACCAATCCGTCCACAGTCACTCTATATCTCATATTTGACACCAGTTGCTAACATTGCCTGCTACAAAAATGATCTAACACAATTTTCTATTGTTTCCAGTACTGCCTCGCATAGTTCCCTTTTCGTTCGAGACCCCGCTCTTTGCGGGTCAGGCGACTCAAGTCACTTGTTTAGTCTCAGAAGGCGATCAGCCTCTCGATATTCACTGGTACTTTGAAGGGCAGCCTTTAAAGGAAAAAGCCGGGATAACGGCTACTAAGATAGGGCAGAGAGCTTCATTGCTTCTGATCGATCCTGCGGGCTGGTCGCACAGCGGGGCGTACGCGTGTCTCGCGCGCAACAAAGCCGGCTTGTCCAACTATACCGCCTCTCTCGAAGTCCACGGTACATCTTCATCGTTGTGTACCCTCACTCCCAGCACGGATGAGCTTTGCCTAGATTCATTATTGTACGCTTAATTACTATTTTGACTGGTTTTAATTCTAAGGCTCAAATCGTCCATCTGACAATATTATGATCAGACATTAATTAAACTTCACcgttgtaaatataaaaatgataGACACGTTTAAGATCAGTCTTCGATTGTCGATTATAGGGACCGGCTGCGGCTATCATCGACGAAACCTTTTCTTTTCCTTCCTTGCATATTCTTACCTTTCCTTCCTTTTCCTAAGGATCCCGtctttattttatgttgatTCATTAATTTGCATTCTGTGCCTTTTGGGTTTTAGTGCTTATGAGCTTGGCTTACTAACATGCCTGTTGGAATAATAATGATGCCTCTTAATTTActactaaatataatattttagtcCTGTGGAGAACTTTGGCAATTATTTCAACAGGTTTCCTGCTTTGTGTTGCATTATCATATGCTTTTTATGTCATATTATTTCATCTCTCTTTATTAATTATGTTGTAGTTTGCAAATATATTAATTTCGTCATCTGTACTTAACGTGATACGAAAGCTTCTATAGCAACAGCTTTGCCGATACcttaattattgttaaataaataatatttaagtataaaaaaaaaacaaataattagatTAATCGGAGTGCCAAGGTCAATAGCCAAGTTATATAGGAGCTTTTTGATTACGTAGTACAACAAAAACAAATTGAATATGACATTCTATACGATACTTATAGTTTTTGTTTCTGTAAATGTTAAAAGTTAGTAAAATGTTTTGCAGTGGCTGTGTTTAGAAGATTTACGTCAAATTCAATTTGTTTACTGCAAATTATAAATGTTtcaatgatgatgaaatatttattgaattaattaaaatctTGCCAAGTTTGATAGTTAACTTGTTAGCACATTTTATTCGAACTCAAATTCTACTAAACGATATcaatataaagattttattaaaaaacagaAAGAAATATTGTCTATCACTACTTTCAATTAAGATTAATTAAATgcaataattaataaacaatataTAGCATAATAAAAAGTTCATAAAGTTAAAGTTTAAAGAAAAATCtttgctttttaaaataatgccattttatttttgaagttcAGCAGTTCTAACCATTTGGTGAAATTTTTAGTGCCCCCGCGCTGGATTCTTGAGCCCACTGATAAAGCTTTTGCCCAAGGCTCAGATGCTAAGGTTGAATGTAAGGCTGATGGCTTCCCCAAGCCCCAAGTGACATGGAAGAGGGCTGAAGGTAATAATCTCATTTGAATTAAAACCCATATTTTTGCTACTGAAATAGTATGACCTTTACACTAAGTTTATTCTTGTTTTAGGGGATACGCCTGGCGATTACAAAGACCTTAAACCAAATAACCCTAACGTTAAAGTTGAAGATGGAACTCTATCTATTTCTAATATACAAAAGACGAATGAGGGTTATTATCTTTGTGAAGCTGTTAATGGAATCGGTTCAGGACTATCTGCCGTTATTCTTATCAGCGTTCAGGGTGAGTTAAATTCggttaaaattctaaaacatgctAATAACGGAAAGAATTGTGAATAACGTAAAATATTTTCAGCTCCTCCGCAATTCGAAATCAAAATGAGGAATCAAACAGCCCGCCGAAGCGAACCAGCTGTACTGCAGTGCCAAGCCAAAGGTGAAAAGGTAAAATGATATACCCGTATGATTATATTTCACTCTTGCACATtggaatagaataaaaaataatactgcgtatggaaaggtaattctccgccccgcatcaATTCGTATCAGGTGTCAAGATAGACTTACCTAAACCGCCTCTCAGTCTTACTTATGTCTAAATAGCCGAAAATAATGGGACTGACTGTCTTGCTTGTCTTGCACTTACGCGACAAGGAGGCAAACAACATGTatgaatgatatttttgtatggagagaCCGGGGTATGGCATTGGTTTGACATTATAATGAGCATTTTGAAAACATCTTTACAGCCCATTGGAATTATCTGGAACATGAATAACAAACGACTCGAACCCAAATCCGACCCACGCTACACAATCCGTGAAGAAATATTGCCTGGAGGAGTTGTGTCTGACCTCAGCATCAGAAGAACTGAAAGGTCTGATAGCGCTCTCTTCACTTGTGTTGCCACCAACGCCTTTGGATCTGATGATACTAGCATCAACATGATTGTACAAGGTAAACTTTGAAAAACTATTACAGCAGCGTTTTTGTCTGAAGACAGCTACatatcacatacctacctatgaCTAATGCAATACATGATTTCCTTGATTGATTGAAGATAAAAAGTTAACatcaagtattttaaattttcagAGGTTCCCGAAGCTCCTTACGGTTTAAAGGTCTTAGATAAATCTGGCAGGACTGTTCAGCTTTCATGGGCTGCTCCTTACGATGGCAACTCGCCTATCAAGAAGTTCCTAATTGAGTACAAGCGCGCTAAAGGCAGCTGGGAAAAGGATATTGATAGGTAATCAACTAACATCGTTATTAGATTATTGTAgtaaattacaattaaattaactttACAGCAGTAATGCAAGTATATATTTCTTTGCAGAGTTCTTGTGCCTGGAGATGCGGCCGAAGCCGGAGTATTCAGTCTGCGTCCCGCTACCGCCTATCATATCAGGATTGTTGCTGAAAATGAACTGGGTACATCGGAACCCTCTGAAACCGTCACTATTATCACTGCTGAAGAAGCTCCCACTGGCCCACCCCAAGACGTTAAGGTTGATGCTGCAGACAAACATACCCTCAGAGTCACCTGGAAGCCACCCCCACCACAAGACTGGAACGGCGAACTGCAAgggtaaatatttttaatccaTATGTTACTTTAGAGATTACACTCTAGCGCttattgacttttattatttttttacagataCTATGTTGGATATAAACTGGCGTCAAGTAACAAATCTTTCGTTTTCGAAACTGTTGATATTTCCAAGGAATCTGGCAAGGAACACCATCTTGATATCATGAATCTGAAGTAAGGCTTTCTTCGttaagattttatttaatttgtgcTTTCTTTGGAACagttaaatacctactttttttCTAGGACGTACACCCAATACTCAGTTGTAGTTCAAGCATTCAACAAGATGGGCTCTGGCCCAGTTTCTCAGGAAATCAAGGCGTACACTGCTGAAGGCGCCCCATCTGCCCCGCCCCAGGATGTTCTCTGCACTACCCTCACAGCTCAAACCATTCGTGTTTCCTGGATTTCGCCTCCTCTTGCATCAGCTAATGGATTGATCAAGGCTTACAAAGTTGTCTATGGCCCTAGCGACACCTGGTATGGTGAGTACAAACCTAACTCTGTAAAAATCCAAAACATGTCAGTCAAGATGAAACCTAACCTCATATTAATGTTTTAGACGAGAAGACCAAAGACACCAAGATCACGGCCAGTAGCGAAACTATTCTGCACGGCTTGAAGAAGTACACTAATTATTCAATGGAAGTACTGGCAACAACTAACGGAGGTGACGGTGTACGATCTGCTCCTATTCATTGCCAGACTGAACAAGATGGTAAGTtagaatttaaaacaaaacgCAATAGGTATAAAACcctttgaaaaaataattaaataattataaaattatttttaattatttacagttccCGAAGCTCCTCGAGCGGTAAAAGCCCTTGTTATGGGAGCTGATTCCATCCTTGTTTCTTGGAGACCACCAGCGCAGCCAAACGGAGTTGTCACTCACTACAACGTTTACACGCAAGCCCAGAATGCTGAGCCCCACCCTAACAAGGTACATACACACAGTCAatgacaaatacaaaacaaaaaaaaaacatttatattacgAAATCACATTTACAGGTACCAGCTTCTCAAACCAGTTACTCGGCTACTGACCTGAAACCCGGACGATATGATTTCTGGGTCACCGCTTCTACGATTATTGGTGAAGGTCAACCGTCAGCTACCGCATCCTGTAGCCCTAGCGATAAAGGTAATAAGCATTCTTGTTTAAGTCTTATTTGATTCTTTCTCGGTTACAAAGTTTGGAGTCAACTACAATGTCTACTTTCCTATCTCTTTCAGTTCCTGCAAAAATTGCGTCATTCGACGAATCGTTTACTGCCACGTACAAAGAAGATGTCAAACTGCCTTGCCTTGCTGTTGGTGTGCCTCCTCCTAACATTTTATGGAAGGTAAAATGTTGTCCCGATATCCAATATTCTTGAAAAAGTCTGTTCGAACAATAACGAATCTAACAATCGTTTGAATTTCTAGGTTAAGGGCCAGCCGTTAGAAGCGTCAGAGCGCGTTCGTCAACTACCTGAAGGATCTCTGCAAATCGCTGGAGTTGCCCGCGAAGATGCCGGAGAATACTCATGCCATGTGGACAACCAATTCGGCACTGACACTGTTACTCACACGCTTTCCGTTTTGGGTATGCCCACTTATATTAACAAACTTATAATATTCCACAACTCGTAACCCTTAGCAATCGAATAACCACGTAATAGTTGTCATATCTGGTGAATTAAAATAATGCTTAACAACTACTGCTTAAGTGACTATATCGAAGAGCCGACAGATGCATATGCATGGTCTAAACGAATGTCACTATTGCTAGACAAGTGTCCGAACGCTAAGACAGTTTATCGCAATCATGAGATTAAGCAAAATCAATTATCATATTTAAAAACCTACCTTGAATTTTCCAGCTCCTCCTTTCCCCCCGCAACTAAGCATCGCGTCGTCTTCGGTATCGTCTCTGACTCTCCGCCTGAAGCCTTCAGACAACGCCGACCAGTCCCCTGCCGCCGGTTACACCATCCACTACAAACAAGAATTCGGCGATTGGGAAACTGTTCaggtcaaaatatttttatgtcgtcTTCGACATAAACTTGAATCTGTGCCTGtgaattattttaattgtatttacgTAGAATCTGTAGCTTCTTCTCCTTTAATGGAATATCTtctttgatttattttaatatcatcagactaaacaatttaaattaatatctccATTTCAGATTCCAAGCAACACCGACACGTACACTTTGGAGAACCTGTTCTGCGGCTCTAGATATCAACTATACGTTACGGCTTATAACAGGttaatattggtgctgattcctgtaaacaccatctaataagaaaattacaggtgtcTGCAAGATACGGGGCCATTGTCAAAATTACGACAAATAAAAGTCTAAAACTTGTACTAGATTTCTAAATTTTAACAAACCTCTTCTAATCCAGCATTGGCACTGGCGAAGCGTCTGACGTGGTCATCGCTCGTACCCGAGGCTCCAAGCCGCCGGTACCCCGCGCCGCTGACTTCATTGAAGTAGGAAGCTCTTCCGTCACCCTGCATCTAAAACAATGGCTCGACGGTGGTTGCCCTATGAGCCATTTCGTCGTTGAAAACAAGAAGAAGTAAGTGTTTATTATGATTATCGTGTCCGTTttttctacataacataacagatacttccacacacaggaaatacaaagtacaataggcgaccttattgctaagtagcaatctcttctagGCAAACTTTGAGTACCTACAGCCACCCAGCCAGCAAGTCTATCTACAACAAGtgactgttatttttttaaatttagatttaGCTAATTGTGGTTATTTGTTTCTAGGGGTGCAGCTGAGTGGAATCAGATCTCAAACGCTGTGAAACCAGGAGGCAACTTCGTAGTACTCGGTATGTGACGCGCTGCAATATTTTTGCGCATAAATGccaaattaaaaccaaaaatgACACTTATTCGTGATGATTTCAGACCTGGAACCCGCTACTTGGTATGTCTTGAGGATCACTGCACACAATAACGCCGGCTTCAATGTTGCTGAATACGAATTCGCTACTCTCACTATGACTGGTGGTAAGTAAAGATACATTTATTctgaaatatgttttttaaatatattaagaaaattaatataatgAGCAATAACTAACTGGGTTTCGcgcaaaaaaatatacctgAAATGCATCGCCTTTTATAAGTTCTTTAATTCCGTTACTCCTTTCAATAATGTGCGATTGCATTTCAGGTACTATTGCACCCGCAAGGGAGGTCGGCGACGGCTCTCTGACCACCGAACAGACGCTCAAGATTATCCTGTCGCACCTTAACCTTATCGTCCCTGTGATCGCTGCCATCCTCGTCATTATCATCGCTATCGTGGTCGTGTGCGTGGTGCGAGGCACGAGGGACCCCCACAAAGGTATCTCTATTGTGTTATAGGAACCGTTGCTCCCCTGCCCGGCAACGCGTACGAAGGCAAAGAACTACCTCCTTGGGTAAAGGCTTGGTTGGAACCCGAAGTATTAGTACCGATCTTGGCAACGATCGTGGTGTTCATCGTGGGAGTGGTGGTGATCTGCCTGACCCTTGCGCGTAGGAATACGCCCCACCGTCTGCGAGGTCAGAAGGACGTGTACTGTATGTATGGTGGCATGGCACACCGCTTTATGTCTTATTTTATTCTACATTCGTCCTTCAAAACTTGTTTTTAACTTCTTAGATGTccttaaacaaatatatttttttataactcaTTTAAACGGAGTCCCATCATCCGCATGTGAATATATCCATTGTTAACGTTACATgttctaattttatattaatttgtgTCAAAAttcattgtttatattttttgcaaaacCATTTAGCTGTCTGTCTCTGTAATCAACTTAATCTGAATCTGTATATAATGTATAAATCAAATAACAGACTATGAGCGAGACTTCATCATGTTTACACTTGGTCATATAGATGATGCAGTGTACAACGCCTCACAAGCGGCTTTGGGCGGCGGCAATGGAACCTTGGACAAACGTGGTGGACTGCGTGACGAACTTGGCTACATCGCACCCCCCAACCGCAAGCTGCCCCCCGTACCCGGCTCCAACTACAACACATGTGACCGAGTGAAGCGACAGGCTGTCATCAGTACGTACTATACAACGTAACAGCACAACACGAAGCCTAAAGAGCTTCACAGACGACTATGCAATTTGGTTCTAATTTCGCTACTGCGCCCAAATTATGGAAAAATTGGAAAATCATGTATCTATGGCATAATCATTCGAAGCTTCACTATCATTATTGTTTTAAACAATTCTTCAAATCAGGTCCGAATTGCAAGATCGTGTAGAAGACGCAAAGGCACATATTCGACTGATCACTCTAAACTCTTGCAAGTTTACTCTCACGCACCCAAAATGGAACGATTAGGCAACATTTTAGCACCATTTCTATCTCCTCTAGCTTTACGTTGTGCACGGCCTAAGCTATTTTTACCTTTATACCTAATTTTCCtttcaatgaggataaaaactagaaccTCAAATATAGGCGGCAACACTgtcgagtgttcctaaatttttacagttctccatactgtccagctagaattcgtgataaattgctataaaatatgGAGCACCGtgaagtgtatcccgtctgaagcatgggttacgaaaaagaaaagcaagcTGTTcaaagttttgattgaaaataagattTTCTAAATTTTCTTATTTCCGATCTTTAGAACagtatgattttgcagttaaacgcgtcgcaaagggttatagtgtaaaaatataaccaaaacaatataagtATGTTTGTTTTCTCAAATagtaaactgtcaaaatttaagaacactcaacagtagcgacacctgatgggagaaataggcagtttttatcctcatttgtAGATATTGTAATTTGAAGGTGAAGGCTATTTATGCGGTCAGTGGTTGTGGTGGGTTTAATTCTCACAGTAAAGACTAAAACGTTATTTTCAAATGTCTTTAGTTTCAGTCCCAGTTGTCCTTTAATTACGTCCAATTATCCGTGTATGCTTTTTGTTTAAACAGGCATATTCAGTGTTATCAAGATGTATGCTTATGTCTGGTTAAACAATGTATGTCAAATCCTTATTATGGTTTAGGTGTGCAACCACTAGGATGTTATCTCACTGATAGGACAGCTGAATTAAGATTAAAGGAATATCAATTACGACTGAACTTTGACTTAGTTCAGGCTGTTTGTCACGACCAGTTCAGATATAGTCACTGAGCTTTAAGCGAGTTTTAAGCGAtctttaaatgatttttaagaTTACTCATGTTACATTTTTTGGCACATGGCCATAATTGGAACTAACGTCGCATCAAATCAATAGTTGATGTGAGATGATGTCTAGAGTGGTTAGGCTATGTGCGTAGCGCATGCGTAAAGCAGTAGTGTGGTTCAGTGGGCGCGCACTCAACGTGGGACCCGCGCAGGCATCACTACGAGCGCGTGCGCCGACCGCGGTTGCCCATGCGCCGTACTGGATCCGGCGAGACCATATCCACAGGTAAAATGCTTGCTGCGCTTGCTTCAGTAACTTGACTAGAAATGGATAGACTACTTAAAGTTCTcattaatatataaaagaagTAGGAATAATAGCTGAGCAACGTTAATCAAATATCCAGTTAACTTCGTTAAT is drawn from Pectinophora gossypiella chromosome 7, ilPecGoss1.1, whole genome shotgun sequence and contains these coding sequences:
- the LOC126367980 gene encoding Down syndrome cell adhesion molecule-like protein Dscam2 isoform X23 — encoded protein: MAMFTGFTALVVLIACGSVLCEDETIGPIFIKEPPNRVDFSNTTGAVVECAARGSPAPDVIWVRADGTAVGDVPGLRQVLPNGNLVFPPFRAEDYRQEVHAQVYACLARNPVGTIHSRDVNVRAVVNQFYEAEILTEYVIRGNAAVLKCSIPSFVADFVKVEAWIDEKGTDITLSEDLDGKYLVLPSGELHIRDVGPEDGYKSYQCRTKHRLTGETRLSATKGRLVITEPIGSKAPSFSTDNKFSWYVRKIGQDLDILCPAQGYPVPLFRWYKFIDGTTRKQPVTLNDRVKQVSGTLIIKEAKVEDSGKYLCVVNNSVGGESVETVLTVTAPLKATVEPATQTVDFGRPAVFTCRYEGNPVKTITWLKDGKDMKHHDSTLRIESVKKEDKGMYQCFIRNDQESAGASAELKLGGRFEPPQIRHSFGEQTLRSGPSLRLKCVASGNPTPDIAWLLDGEKLTSGERLQIGQFVTAEGNVESHLNISSVHTNDGGLYSCIASSKVGSASHSSRVNVYGLPYVRPMKKRPVVAGDTLIAHCPVAGYPIDSIVWERDGRVLPINRKQKVFPNGTLVIENVERMSDQATYTCVAKNSQGYSARGTLELQVMVPPQLLPFEFGEEPANAGDTASVSCAVSKGDQPLNITWFLNGRMIPKNNNMGIVLTSINKKTTILNIDSVSGIHRGIYHCVATNPAGSTNHSAVLEVNVPPRWILEPTDKAFAQGSDAKVECKADGFPKPQVTWKRAEGDTPGDYKDLKPNNPNVKVEDGTLSISNIQKTNEGYYLCEAVNGIGSGLSAVILISVQAPPQFEIKMRNQTARRSEPAVLQCQAKGEKPIGIIWNMNNKRLEPKSDPRYTIREEILPGGVVSDLSIRRTERSDSALFTCVATNAFGSDDTSINMIVQEVPEAPYGLKVLDKSGRTVQLSWAAPYDGNSPIKKFLIEYKRAKGSWEKDIDRVLVPGDAAEAGVFSLRPATAYHIRIVAENELGTSEPSETVTIITAEEAPTGPPQDVKVDAADKHTLRVTWKPPPPQDWNGELQGYYVGYKLASSNKSFVFETVDISKESGKEHHLDIMNLKTYTQYSVVVQAFNKMGSGPVSQEIKAYTAEGAPSAPPQDVLCTTLTAQTIRVSWISPPLASANGLIKAYKVVYGPSDTWYDEKTKDTKITASSETILHGLKKYTNYSMEVLATTNGGDGVRSAPIHCQTEQDVPEAPRAVKALVMGADSILVSWRPPAQPNGVVTHYNVYTQAQNAEPHPNKVPASQTSYSATDLKPGRYDFWVTASTIIGEGQPSATASCSPSDKVPAKIASFDESFTATYKEDVKLPCLAVGVPPPNILWKVKGQPLEASERVRQLPEGSLQIAGVAREDAGEYSCHVDNQFGTDTVTHTLSVLAPPFPPQLSIASSSVSSLTLRLKPSDNADQSPAAGYTIHYKQEFGDWETVQIPSNTDTYTLENLFCGSRYQLYVTAYNSIGTGEASDVVIARTRGSKPPVPRAADFIEVGSSSVTLHLKQWLDGGCPMSHFVVENKKKGAAEWNQISNAVKPGGNFVVLDLEPATWYVLRITAHNNAGFNVAEYEFATLTMTGGTIAPAREVGDGSLTTEQTLKIILSHLNLIVPVIAAILVIIIAIVVVCVVRGTRDPHKDDAVYNASQAALGGGNGTLDKRGGLRDELGYIAPPNRKLPPVPGSNYNTCDRVKRQAVIMGAHSTWDPRRHHYERVRRPRLPMRRTGSGETISTGMEDEICPYATFHLLGFREEMDPSKALAFPHHHPAHAGTLAHPHPHHPAHSRAGSQSMPRANSRYARKNSQGGQSAIYSTAPEYDDPATCAEEDQYRARYSRPMYACGPEYDEPACCAPEDEQYTGAYGTPYSDHYGSRPSIGTRKCGGSPEPPPPPPRNANNDNNCSSSFNESKDSNEISEAECDQPRNYPVRAHTAKDGLHSEEMRKLIDRPEATTPIPQQAVHGRGLTAYDTVAV